A region from the Eptesicus fuscus isolate TK198812 chromosome 1, DD_ASM_mEF_20220401, whole genome shotgun sequence genome encodes:
- the RPA4 gene encoding replication protein A 30 kDa subunit, with product MSKSEFGSHGGFSAASGASGSNDGPSQGGTAPFLRAPRARARIDTIIPCCVNQLLTASLVEDVFKVRGIVVSQVSIVGIVRKAERAPSYILYKIDDMTTRPIDARHWLGRGKAKQALAPCPVGVYAKVFGILRGSAEVKILEVLQIRALEDMNEFTSHILETVNAHMMLAKGQEAASGQGAPSAPAEVGSAPEYGEVRPEFIQAEVLRLIHECPRREGKSMGELQTELGSLSIQAIKEALEYLMVEGHIYPTVDGEHFKSAD from the coding sequence ATGAGTAAGAGTGAGTTTGGGAGCCATGGCGGCTTTTCTGCCGCAAGTGGAGCCAGTGGCAGCAATGACGGACCCTCGCAGGGTGGCACAGCTCCTTTTCTGAGGGCACCAAGGGCCAGGGCTCGAATCGATACCATTATACCTTGTTGTGTGAACCAGCTGCTTACAGCCTCTCTGGTCGAAGATGTTTTCAAGGTCAGGGGAATAGTGGTCTCCCAGGTCTCTATCGTGGGGATCGTCAGGAAGGCGGAGAGGGCGCCAAGCTACATTCTTTACAAGATTGACGATATGACCACCAGGCCTATCGACGCCCGCCACTGGCTGGGCAGAGGTAAAGCCAAGCAGGCGCTGGCTCCCTGTCCCGTGGGGGTGTATGCTAAAGTGTTCGGTATCCTCAGAGGCTCTGCGGAGGTGAAGATCCTCGAGGTACTGCAGATCCGCGCCCTGGAAGACATGAACGAGTTCACCTCGCACATCCTGGAAACGGTCAACGCGCACATGATGCTGGCTAAAGGCCAGGAGGCGGCCTCCGGGCAAGGGGCGCCCTCTGCTCCAGCGGAGGTGGGCTCGGCTCCCGAGTATGGCGAGGTCCGCCCCGAGTTCATTCAGGCGGAGGTGCTGCGTTTGATTCACGAGTGTCCTCGCCGGGAAGGCAAGAGCATGGGAGAGCTCCAGACCGAGCTCGGCAGCCTGAGCATCCAGGCCATCAAGGAAGCCCTCGAATATTTGATGGTCGAGGGCCACATCTACCCCACTGTGGATGGAGAACATTTTAAGTCTGCTGATTGA